In Stomatohabitans albus, one genomic interval encodes:
- the trxB gene encoding thioredoxin-disulfide reductase, which yields MTQSIENITIVGSGPAGWTAAIYAARAGQNPLVLEGPVSGGQLTQTTEVENFPGYPEGRHGPEMMQDFRAQAERFGARTQIGQVVRTDLTSNPKVLYLDDGSEIHTKTVIICTGASARWLGIENEERLKGFGVSACATCDGFFFRNRKLVVVGGGDTAMEEALFLSTLAESVTVVHRRDEFRASDIMAKRVLDTSNISVAWNSVVVDVLGDEAVTGVRIKNTITDEETNLEADGVFMAIGHSPNSQPFADQVKVDGVGYIIVDEPTTNTNVDGVFAAGDITDTRYRQAITAAGQGCKAALDAQRWLEKQESH from the coding sequence ATGACGCAATCCATAGAGAACATCACCATCGTTGGGTCCGGTCCCGCCGGTTGGACCGCAGCTATTTATGCCGCACGAGCCGGCCAGAATCCACTTGTATTAGAAGGCCCGGTATCAGGTGGGCAACTTACTCAAACCACTGAGGTTGAGAACTTTCCTGGGTATCCCGAAGGTCGTCATGGTCCTGAGATGATGCAAGATTTTCGCGCCCAAGCAGAGCGCTTTGGCGCACGCACGCAAATTGGACAGGTGGTTCGTACCGATTTGACGTCCAACCCGAAGGTCCTCTATCTCGATGATGGCTCTGAGATTCATACAAAAACGGTCATTATCTGTACCGGCGCGAGTGCACGCTGGCTAGGCATCGAGAATGAAGAACGGTTGAAAGGCTTTGGGGTAAGCGCCTGCGCAACCTGTGATGGATTCTTCTTCCGTAATCGCAAACTTGTGGTCGTAGGTGGTGGAGATACCGCCATGGAAGAGGCCCTGTTCTTGTCTACCTTGGCAGAGTCTGTCACGGTGGTTCATCGCCGTGATGAGTTCCGTGCATCAGACATTATGGCTAAGCGCGTACTTGATACATCAAATATCTCCGTTGCGTGGAACAGTGTGGTCGTTGACGTGCTTGGTGATGAGGCCGTGACTGGTGTGCGCATCAAAAACACCATCACCGATGAAGAAACCAACTTGGAGGCTGACGGGGTCTTTATGGCTATCGGGCACTCACCGAATAGCCAGCCATTTGCGGACCAGGTTAAGGTTGATGGTGTTGGCTACATCATTGTTGATGAACCAACCACGAATACCAATGTTGACGGGGTCTTTGCCGCAGGAGATATTACCGACACCCGGTATCGTCAAGCGATTACCGCCGCTGGTCAGGGATGTAAGGCTGCATTGGATGCACAACGTTGGCTTGAAAAGCAAGAGAGCCATTAG
- a CDS encoding YidC/Oxa1 family membrane protein insertase: MNPFSFLWQGLKHVLADTLTFYGNALAFIDPYQWGFAILLLTITVRVILVPLAIRQMKSMEGMQAIKPQMEKIQKKYKTTREMMRTDPERYRARQAKMQEEMSALYKENGVNPVGGCLPLLLQMPVFFALFSVLRGGQQGVEVLVPQLIDAPWFGISVLSAPPLQAGIGAILLVAGMVVTTYFTQKISMAMQPPAEGQAAQMQQTMLWVMPPMLGVMAINIPAGVLIYWVTSNLWTMGQTWFIGKYVSSNSKHRGNNPKADNNKK; the protein is encoded by the coding sequence ATGAATCCGTTCTCATTCCTCTGGCAAGGGTTAAAACACGTCCTGGCCGATACCCTCACCTTCTACGGCAATGCACTTGCATTTATCGACCCCTATCAATGGGGCTTTGCGATTTTGCTGTTGACCATCACGGTCCGGGTGATCCTTGTTCCGCTTGCCATTCGACAGATGAAGTCAATGGAAGGTATGCAGGCGATCAAGCCGCAAATGGAGAAAATCCAGAAGAAGTACAAAACGACGCGTGAAATGATGCGCACCGATCCCGAGCGGTATCGTGCGCGCCAGGCCAAAATGCAAGAGGAAATGTCTGCCCTCTATAAAGAGAACGGTGTTAACCCGGTTGGCGGGTGTTTGCCACTCCTCTTGCAGATGCCAGTATTTTTTGCCCTATTTAGTGTGTTACGTGGCGGACAACAAGGTGTAGAAGTCCTTGTACCTCAACTCATTGATGCACCGTGGTTTGGGATCTCTGTACTGAGCGCTCCCCCACTGCAAGCTGGCATCGGGGCCATCCTGCTTGTTGCAGGCATGGTGGTTACAACCTATTTCACACAGAAGATTTCGATGGCGATGCAGCCTCCCGCCGAAGGGCAGGCTGCACAAATGCAACAGACCATGCTTTGGGTGATGCCACCCATGCTTGGCGTCATGGCAATTAACATTCCTGCCGGCGTACTGATCTACTGGGTCACCTCAAACCTCTGGACAATGGGGCAGACCTGGTTCATTGGAAAATATGTTTCAAGTAATTCCAAGCATCGTGGCAATAACCCCAAGGCCGACAACAACAAAAAATAA
- the rsmG gene encoding 16S rRNA (guanine(527)-N(7))-methyltransferase RsmG: MQDQTRQRLDRLATLIAESPHNLVSARDRELVATHHIPECVAVCTQLKPGAHTHWIDLGTGGGLPGLVCAIMFPLVGWTLIDATAKKIDAVNGFIDDLELENARGVVGRAEHLARDTDYRGVYDGVISRAVARLDVVTELARGFVHPGGQIVVIKGPGLVQERGYMQRCAGQLKVHEKGTVILGPSDRQSHVITIIADGPVPEMIPRKDGVPASKPLGGPRTVYSPKERS; the protein is encoded by the coding sequence ATGCAGGATCAGACCCGCCAACGCCTTGATCGCCTTGCTACGTTGATTGCGGAATCCCCGCACAACCTTGTTTCGGCGCGGGATCGAGAGCTCGTAGCGACCCATCACATCCCTGAGTGTGTAGCGGTCTGCACGCAGTTGAAGCCAGGAGCGCATACCCATTGGATTGACCTTGGTACCGGGGGTGGCTTGCCGGGCTTGGTGTGTGCGATCATGTTCCCACTCGTCGGGTGGACGCTGATTGATGCTACCGCAAAGAAAATCGATGCCGTTAACGGTTTCATCGATGATCTTGAGCTAGAAAATGCCCGTGGGGTGGTAGGACGTGCGGAGCATCTGGCACGAGATACAGATTATCGCGGTGTCTATGACGGGGTGATTAGCCGCGCAGTTGCACGACTTGACGTCGTTACTGAACTTGCGCGTGGGTTTGTCCATCCAGGAGGGCAGATCGTGGTCATTAAAGGTCCTGGTCTTGTTCAAGAACGCGGGTATATGCAGCGATGTGCAGGGCAGTTGAAGGTACACGAAAAAGGAACCGTGATTCTTGGCCCGAGTGATCGTCAAAGCCACGTCATTACCATTATTGCAGATGGGCCAGTGCCGGAGATGATTCCAAGAAAAGATGGCGTTCCTGCTTCTAAGCCACTTGGTGGCCCGCGGACGGTCTACTCCCCTAAGGAGCGGTCGTGA
- the murJ gene encoding murein biosynthesis integral membrane protein MurJ, whose amino-acid sequence MRLPRLGSSALVAAGIGLSRVAGLLREIVIAGFLGSGPAIEAFTAAFRIPNMMQNLLGEGVLSASFIPSYSKLLAEGREKEAGQLASTILLALILITTVLDWVGITFAGPLTDLVAGGYTGERRELTVTLVRITTPGIGLLVLSSWCLGVLNSHRKFFLSYVAPVIWNFVQIFMVVGFGWTIYAGASGGLDQTSVELVKVLGWATVIGAAAQLIVQLPGVIKVERNFVLAMRWDTHARHVVQKFLPVVGARGVIQISAWVDVWLASFLAVGAVGTMRYASFLFLLPISLFGMSIAAAELPEMSTVRAEAVSQRLRPAFGRIAFFVVPIATAYLFCGDYITGLLLERGEFTSSNSTMVWLVLSVMSLGLLASTLSRLMQSALYSLNDTTVPARASITRVIVSALVGGVSMFQFDQFGLTAHGIVMLGQLPALGPLETTLRETPDIARIGAVGLGLGVAVGSWTEFAMLYRKVRATTGPLHLYNTLSAVFTGAMGAGASAVIIRYLSGNWPNWLLAILSLAVAGLIYLWVTWKSGYGLVDALDGRLADRSNNLRTFPDRLE is encoded by the coding sequence ATGAGGTTGCCCCGTCTAGGAAGTTCTGCCCTTGTGGCCGCAGGTATCGGCTTATCACGCGTTGCCGGCCTTCTCCGTGAAATTGTTATCGCTGGATTTTTAGGTTCTGGTCCAGCCATCGAAGCCTTTACTGCGGCCTTCCGTATCCCCAATATGATGCAAAACCTCTTGGGGGAAGGTGTCTTGAGCGCATCCTTCATTCCCTCCTATTCCAAGCTGTTGGCAGAAGGGCGTGAAAAGGAAGCTGGCCAACTCGCCTCAACAATCTTGTTGGCCTTGATTTTAATAACGACTGTCTTGGATTGGGTGGGTATCACTTTTGCCGGTCCCCTCACCGACCTCGTCGCGGGAGGATATACCGGAGAACGGCGCGAACTCACCGTTACGCTTGTGCGCATCACAACCCCAGGCATTGGGCTGCTCGTCCTATCAAGCTGGTGTTTAGGCGTACTCAATAGCCATCGCAAGTTTTTCTTGTCCTATGTTGCCCCCGTCATCTGGAACTTCGTTCAGATTTTTATGGTGGTCGGTTTCGGCTGGACGATCTATGCCGGTGCATCAGGCGGTCTGGACCAAACAAGTGTTGAGCTCGTCAAAGTCCTTGGCTGGGCTACGGTCATAGGGGCAGCTGCGCAACTGATCGTCCAGCTACCAGGTGTGATAAAGGTAGAGCGTAACTTTGTTTTGGCGATGCGTTGGGACACCCACGCCCGTCATGTTGTCCAAAAATTCTTGCCTGTTGTTGGAGCTCGTGGGGTCATTCAAATCAGCGCATGGGTAGATGTTTGGTTAGCCAGCTTCTTAGCCGTAGGAGCAGTTGGCACCATGCGCTATGCGAGCTTTTTATTTCTCTTACCAATCAGTTTGTTCGGCATGAGTATTGCAGCCGCTGAGCTTCCCGAAATGTCAACCGTACGCGCTGAAGCCGTTTCACAACGACTCCGCCCTGCCTTTGGCCGTATTGCGTTCTTTGTCGTCCCTATCGCAACCGCCTACCTATTTTGTGGCGACTACATCACCGGTTTACTACTGGAACGCGGTGAGTTCACCTCATCGAATTCAACTATGGTGTGGCTCGTCCTCAGTGTTATGTCCCTTGGCTTATTAGCCTCCACACTCAGTCGTTTAATGCAGTCAGCGCTATACAGTTTGAACGACACCACCGTTCCGGCACGTGCCTCCATCACCCGTGTAATTGTTTCAGCACTGGTTGGAGGCGTATCAATGTTTCAATTTGATCAATTCGGGCTCACAGCTCACGGCATCGTTATGTTGGGTCAGTTACCTGCCTTAGGACCACTTGAAACCACCCTCCGTGAGACACCTGATATAGCTCGCATCGGTGCTGTTGGCCTGGGGCTTGGCGTTGCCGTTGGCTCATGGACCGAATTTGCCATGTTGTATCGGAAGGTCCGTGCAACCACAGGACCGTTGCATCTCTATAACACCCTCAGTGCGGTCTTTACCGGTGCGATGGGGGCTGGTGCATCAGCGGTTATCATCCGCTATCTATCGGGAAATTGGCCAAACTGGTTACTTGCGATATTGTCTTTGGCCGTCGCTGGTTTGATCTACCTGTGGGTGACATGGAAATCCGGGTACGGACTGGTTGATGCGCTGGACGGCAGGCTTGCAGACCGATCGAACAATCTCCGCACATTTCCTGATCGCTTAGAATGA
- a CDS encoding protein jag: MSNELSIEDLDHDADVAADFLEGLLDAMDLDGDLTIDVTETEALISIEDADDVLIGRRGEVLDAIQEVMRTAVQTKTQRYTRVRLDVNGYRKREHAALQERVREAIAEARETGKAVHLKPTNAYNRKLMHDVVHAVNGVTSHSEGEEPRRHVVVTLDSER; the protein is encoded by the coding sequence GTGAGCAACGAATTAAGCATCGAAGACCTCGACCATGACGCCGATGTAGCCGCCGACTTTCTTGAGGGGCTCCTCGACGCAATGGACCTGGACGGTGATCTCACAATCGATGTCACCGAAACAGAAGCCCTTATCTCAATTGAAGACGCTGATGATGTCCTCATCGGTCGTCGTGGTGAAGTACTAGATGCCATCCAAGAAGTGATGCGCACTGCGGTACAAACCAAGACACAGCGCTATACCCGTGTTCGTTTAGACGTAAACGGGTATCGCAAGCGTGAACACGCTGCCCTCCAAGAGCGGGTGCGCGAAGCTATCGCCGAAGCTCGCGAGACAGGTAAAGCGGTTCACCTCAAACCCACCAATGCCTATAACCGCAAACTGATGCACGATGTTGTGCACGCGGTTAATGGTGTTACCTCACACTCAGAGGGTGAAGAGCCACGCCGTCATGTGGTCGTCACCCTCGACAGCGAGCGGTAA
- the rnpA gene encoding ribonuclease P protein component has protein sequence MDRLRSSGDIRHVMTAGSGAGTHAVVVHVAIPRKPFQGTSRSHHRVAVVAGRRVGNAVKRNRAKRRLRAIYPDTLSVQDVREPLDIVLVAKPGIASVGYKELRNDVQSAFLRACKRLGS, from the coding sequence GTGGACCGACTTCGGTCCTCGGGTGATATCCGCCACGTTATGACCGCCGGTTCAGGAGCAGGAACCCACGCTGTTGTCGTTCATGTGGCCATTCCGCGGAAACCCTTTCAGGGCACCTCTCGCAGCCATCACCGAGTAGCGGTGGTGGCTGGTCGTCGTGTTGGTAACGCCGTTAAACGTAACCGAGCTAAACGTCGATTACGTGCGATTTACCCAGACACCCTGAGTGTCCAAGACGTGCGTGAACCCCTTGATATTGTGCTTGTTGCAAAGCCCGGTATTGCGAGTGTGGGATATAAGGAACTCCGCAATGATGTTCAATCCGCTTTTTTACGAGCTTGTAAACGGTTGGGTTCTTAA
- the trxA gene encoding thioredoxin yields MSSAAVTDATFADEVLGADRPVLVDFWAEWCGPCRQVGPIIDEIGTEFADKLKVMKLNVDENPQAAQTYRVMSIPSMIVFNGGQEVKRIVGAKPKSALLVDLADFI; encoded by the coding sequence ATGTCGAGTGCCGCAGTAACAGACGCCACCTTTGCCGATGAGGTTTTGGGCGCAGATCGTCCCGTATTAGTTGATTTTTGGGCTGAATGGTGTGGCCCCTGCCGCCAGGTCGGTCCAATTATTGATGAGATTGGTACTGAGTTTGCTGACAAGTTGAAGGTAATGAAGCTGAACGTGGATGAGAATCCTCAGGCGGCACAGACCTACCGCGTCATGAGCATTCCAAGCATGATCGTCTTTAATGGTGGTCAGGAAGTCAAGCGCATTGTGGGTGCTAAACCTAAGTCAGCGTTACTCGTTGATTTGGCCGATTTCATCTAA
- a CDS encoding serine/threonine-protein kinase, whose product MTTPSSKPTPPPRILAGRYELSEHIDSGLLTTVWKAWDTVLARPVAVKILRKEYVEEPEVRARFKAEAIAAARLVHPGIVAIFDTGSDGDDEYVVMEWMDGRRLDAAIAARKHNPLEIDEVAHIARRISLALAYAHERGMLHGAVHSHNVLLTADGRVKLADFGVSRAVKDSPTPPPEQLRGHPIDERTDLWGLGLILYELLTGENPITARGRLQTRLSDDLPRPSLKRGSIPTELDDLVSLLTASNPDNRPADASRVSQALARFEHARIEPPSPPKRRRFVREVLWVVPVIVLIVAAGWLVQSSKKSVSGQDPAGGGSASEITATNDVITAIVGVDSFDPQGDSRERDHQIDALLDGAPATSWATELYHTADFGGLKDGVGFVLDLGSAKRVSEVELATPHGGFDVHIGVASTPEESLDGFTIVAKQPKVDDDANVIAITPPKLGRYVLVWLTGELPKVSDRYRAEISSVRVRVQP is encoded by the coding sequence GTGACCACACCATCGTCAAAACCCACGCCACCGCCACGCATACTGGCTGGTCGCTATGAGTTATCCGAACATATTGATTCGGGTCTGTTAACAACGGTTTGGAAGGCCTGGGATACCGTCTTGGCGAGACCGGTTGCGGTCAAGATTTTGCGTAAAGAATATGTCGAAGAACCTGAGGTCCGTGCCCGGTTCAAAGCAGAAGCTATCGCTGCGGCTCGACTCGTTCACCCTGGAATCGTTGCCATCTTTGATACTGGTAGTGATGGGGATGATGAGTACGTGGTGATGGAATGGATGGATGGCCGCCGGTTGGATGCTGCGATTGCTGCCAGAAAGCACAACCCGCTTGAAATCGATGAAGTTGCGCACATCGCTCGCCGTATTTCGTTGGCGTTGGCGTATGCGCATGAACGTGGCATGTTGCATGGGGCTGTGCATTCACACAATGTGCTGTTGACGGCTGATGGTCGAGTAAAGCTCGCTGATTTTGGGGTTAGTCGTGCGGTGAAAGATTCACCGACCCCGCCTCCAGAACAGTTGCGTGGCCATCCAATTGATGAACGTACCGACCTTTGGGGGTTAGGACTGATTTTGTATGAGCTGTTAACGGGTGAAAACCCGATTACGGCTCGCGGTCGATTACAGACACGGTTATCCGACGATTTACCTCGCCCTAGCCTCAAACGAGGCAGTATTCCAACTGAGCTTGATGACTTGGTTTCACTCTTAACGGCAAGTAATCCGGACAATCGTCCTGCTGATGCCAGTCGTGTTTCTCAAGCACTTGCCCGCTTTGAACACGCCCGGATTGAGCCACCGTCCCCACCGAAACGCCGACGATTTGTACGCGAGGTGCTGTGGGTTGTACCAGTCATCGTATTGATTGTGGCGGCTGGATGGCTTGTGCAATCCTCAAAAAAATCGGTGAGTGGTCAAGATCCTGCCGGTGGTGGTTCTGCTTCGGAGATTACCGCTACCAACGATGTCATTACGGCCATTGTGGGTGTTGACTCCTTTGACCCCCAGGGTGATTCACGCGAACGAGACCATCAGATTGACGCATTATTAGATGGTGCTCCTGCGACCTCGTGGGCTACTGAGCTCTATCACACCGCTGACTTTGGGGGGTTAAAGGACGGTGTCGGATTTGTCTTGGACCTTGGATCAGCCAAACGAGTAAGCGAAGTAGAACTGGCCACCCCACATGGTGGATTTGATGTCCACATTGGTGTGGCATCCACCCCTGAAGAGAGCCTTGATGGGTTCACTATCGTGGCAAAACAACCAAAGGTTGATGACGACGCTAACGTTATCGCTATCACGCCACCCAAATTAGGACGATATGTACTCGTTTGGTTGACGGGTGAGCTTCCCAAAGTAAGCGATCGTTACCGTGCGGAAATCAGTTCCGTTCGTGTACGAGTGCAACCATAA
- the yidD gene encoding membrane protein insertion efficiency factor YidD has product MRLIRWYQVMPRPRGHCRFTPTCSAYAVEAVEIHGLWRGTWLAMKRLSRCRPLGGYGFDPVPIPDQPNRK; this is encoded by the coding sequence ATTAGGTTAATTCGTTGGTATCAAGTGATGCCTCGCCCTCGGGGACATTGCCGATTCACACCGACATGTTCCGCATATGCTGTAGAGGCAGTTGAAATACACGGCCTATGGCGAGGCACTTGGCTAGCCATGAAACGCTTAAGCCGATGTAGACCTCTTGGGGGATATGGGTTTGACCCAGTCCCAATACCCGATCAACCAAACCGGAAATAG
- a CDS encoding AAA family ATPase yields the protein MSWYRHWEGSFHVKHAVPERKGSWEKAIAIAVVNQKGGVGKTTTTISLAASLVEQGYRVLLIDADPQGNAGSGAGIERKDEQVTLYDVLVNEAEVQEAMVPTESGVIVLPSTMDLAAAEIELVSAMGREYRLRDALIPLLDEIDVILIDCPPSLGLLTINALCAADAVLIPVQAEYFALEGLGALQQNLSLVRRHLNAQLYTLGVVMTMVDTRTKLATAVEDDVRGYFGDMVFSARIPRTVRLAEAPSFAQPITVFDSPSRGAMAYRRLAAEVIERINLWKGQG from the coding sequence GTGAGTTGGTATCGCCATTGGGAAGGTTCGTTTCACGTGAAACATGCCGTGCCGGAACGTAAGGGGAGTTGGGAAAAGGCCATAGCAATTGCGGTGGTAAACCAAAAAGGCGGGGTTGGGAAAACGACGACGACAATTTCATTGGCAGCTAGTCTCGTTGAACAGGGGTATCGCGTCCTCTTAATAGATGCAGATCCACAGGGGAATGCCGGTAGCGGTGCAGGCATCGAACGTAAAGATGAACAAGTGACGCTCTACGACGTGCTTGTCAATGAAGCTGAAGTACAAGAGGCTATGGTGCCAACGGAATCGGGAGTCATTGTGCTGCCCAGCACGATGGATCTGGCCGCGGCTGAAATTGAGCTGGTGAGCGCAATGGGTCGTGAATACCGCCTGCGTGATGCACTTATACCGCTGTTAGATGAGATCGATGTCATACTCATCGACTGTCCCCCGAGCCTGGGACTGCTCACTATTAATGCGCTATGTGCCGCAGATGCGGTGCTTATTCCTGTTCAAGCGGAGTATTTTGCCTTAGAGGGTCTAGGTGCCTTGCAGCAAAACCTGTCTTTGGTGCGTCGTCATCTCAATGCCCAGCTCTATACGCTTGGGGTAGTGATGACCATGGTTGATACTCGGACAAAGTTGGCGACGGCCGTAGAAGACGATGTCCGTGGCTATTTCGGTGATATGGTTTTCTCTGCGCGTATTCCGCGAACAGTTCGACTGGCTGAAGCACCCAGTTTTGCGCAACCCATCACGGTATTTGATAGCCCGAGTCGCGGTGCCATGGCCTACCGTCGGTTGGCTGCTGAAGTGATAGAACGTATTAACCTATGGAAGGGACAAGGATGA
- a CDS encoding N-acetylmuramoyl-L-alanine amidase encodes MGLPLRYGDVGAEVFDLRRRLSKWSEDTPTVGVPLAYGEEFDDNTVLAVKTFQQARGLTPSGVVDSDTWESLVEADFHLGDRLLWYSTPPMRGDDVLDLQSRLNQLGFEAGREDGLFSHLLDNALREFQDHMGIEVDGVAGPRTLVQLKRLRRAHMEIGASARVRDQEQFEHAARAGLPGMVVLIDPASIKYAQLDHRVLTDWSWSMATQLHARLSAVGMSPVLSRGPLNDPSNADRAALANRIGAKLTISLSLAAHDDPNHVGAHAYYFASPSHQSSFTSPVGQDLAYAAMQAVRAIEPGVATEVAPRTWTMLRGTRMPTVIIEPAYGTNPESLATWSTPEVQTAFANRMVNAIASLVQRYTKQD; translated from the coding sequence ATGGGTTTACCGTTACGATACGGCGATGTTGGCGCCGAGGTATTTGACCTGCGTCGCCGCCTATCTAAGTGGTCAGAGGACACCCCTACTGTGGGTGTTCCTTTGGCGTATGGAGAAGAATTCGACGATAATACAGTCCTCGCCGTCAAAACATTCCAACAGGCTCGCGGCCTCACCCCGAGTGGAGTCGTTGATAGCGATACCTGGGAATCGTTAGTTGAAGCCGACTTTCATCTTGGTGACCGGTTGTTGTGGTACTCCACCCCGCCCATGCGTGGCGACGACGTTTTGGATTTGCAATCACGATTAAACCAATTGGGATTTGAAGCCGGTCGTGAAGATGGGCTGTTTAGTCATTTGCTTGATAATGCGTTACGCGAGTTCCAAGACCATATGGGTATTGAAGTTGATGGCGTTGCCGGCCCGCGAACACTTGTTCAATTAAAACGACTCCGCCGGGCCCACATGGAAATTGGGGCAAGTGCACGCGTTCGTGACCAAGAGCAGTTTGAACATGCTGCTCGTGCTGGTCTACCCGGCATGGTTGTCCTTATCGATCCGGCCAGTATCAAGTATGCCCAGCTTGATCATCGTGTCTTGACTGACTGGTCATGGTCCATGGCAACCCAACTGCATGCACGTCTATCAGCGGTGGGGATGTCGCCAGTCTTAAGTCGGGGTCCACTCAACGACCCTTCCAATGCGGATCGTGCCGCATTGGCTAATCGTATTGGCGCAAAACTCACCATTAGCTTGAGTTTGGCCGCACACGATGACCCTAACCATGTTGGTGCGCACGCGTATTATTTTGCATCACCATCTCACCAATCATCCTTCACCAGTCCTGTTGGCCAAGACTTGGCGTATGCGGCGATGCAGGCCGTCCGTGCAATCGAACCTGGTGTGGCTACTGAGGTCGCTCCACGGACGTGGACGATGCTTCGAGGTACTCGGATGCCAACGGTCATTATAGAACCCGCTTACGGCACGAATCCGGAATCATTGGCAACGTGGTCAACGCCTGAAGTTCAAACAGCGTTTGCAAATCGTATGGTGAACGCCATCGCGAGCCTTGTTCAGCGTTATACCAAACAAGACTAA
- a CDS encoding ParB/RepB/Spo0J family partition protein: MSRSGGLGRGLGALIPQGSAGQSGLVELTLDQLKPNARQPRDRFDEAALEELTHSIATMGILQPIVARPLPDGSYEIVAGERRFRAARRAGLARVPVVIRHTEDDQLLTEALVENIHRADLDPIEEARAYRQLIDDFEFTHDDLAERLGRSRSVITNTLRLLTLVDSVADLVSTGAISAGHGRSLAVLEADQQQAIANQIVTEGLSVRRTEELVKTITEPRRQVRSTQGTTPSVFTDVEDQLADRFGTKVNIQGSPRRGRIQIEYAGSEDFHRLLGLLMGE, translated from the coding sequence ATGAGTCGCAGTGGAGGCCTTGGCCGCGGATTGGGAGCACTAATCCCCCAGGGCAGTGCAGGACAATCGGGTCTTGTTGAGCTGACCCTTGATCAACTCAAACCAAATGCCCGGCAACCACGTGATCGCTTTGATGAGGCTGCCCTCGAAGAATTGACGCATTCCATTGCCACGATGGGTATCTTGCAGCCCATCGTGGCACGACCATTACCCGACGGTTCCTATGAAATTGTGGCTGGGGAACGACGGTTTCGTGCAGCGCGGCGGGCTGGACTAGCGCGTGTACCCGTCGTTATTCGCCATACCGAAGATGACCAGCTATTGACAGAAGCGCTTGTTGAGAATATTCATCGGGCCGACCTCGATCCCATAGAAGAAGCCAGAGCATACCGTCAACTGATTGATGATTTTGAATTCACGCACGATGACTTGGCGGAGCGGCTTGGGCGTTCACGCTCGGTAATCACAAACACTCTTCGGCTACTGACCCTTGTTGATTCGGTGGCTGATTTGGTGAGTACAGGCGCTATTTCCGCTGGTCACGGGCGGAGTTTGGCAGTTCTAGAGGCAGATCAGCAACAAGCAATCGCAAACCAGATCGTTACAGAAGGCCTCAGTGTACGACGCACCGAGGAGCTCGTAAAAACAATTACCGAACCACGTCGACAAGTACGTTCAACTCAAGGGACTACACCATCCGTGTTTACGGATGTCGAAGATCAACTGGCTGATCGCTTTGGTACCAAAGTCAACATTCAAGGTAGCCCCCGCCGTGGTCGCATTCAGATTGAATATGCCGGATCTGAGGATTTTCATCGGTTACTTGGCTTGTTGATGGGGGAGTAG
- the rpmH gene encoding 50S ribosomal protein L34, whose product MSKRTFQPNTRRRAKKHGFRARMRTVAGRAIIAARRRKGRKRLTA is encoded by the coding sequence ATGTCAAAGCGTACTTTTCAACCCAATACCCGTCGTCGCGCCAAGAAGCATGGCTTCCGCGCTCGTATGCGCACCGTTGCCGGTCGTGCGATTATCGCCGCGCGTCGCCGCAAGGGCCGTAAGCGCTTAACGGCATAG